One part of the Vogesella sp. LIG4 genome encodes these proteins:
- a CDS encoding carboxymuconolactone decarboxylase family protein has product MSRLPIPAVEHALPAAQPLLAAVHQQLGVVPNLMKLVGNSPAALEGYLALNGALAKGNLDVRLRERIALTVAELNGCAYCLAAHSYLATNLAKLDAAEVDAARDGHSADTKADAALRFARRVVESRGQVSDAELAALQAAGFGPGEVVEIVLNVALNLLTNYVNNVAATEIDFPVVELRKTA; this is encoded by the coding sequence ATGTCCCGTCTGCCCATCCCCGCCGTCGAACACGCACTGCCCGCTGCTCAACCTCTGCTCGCAGCGGTCCATCAGCAACTGGGCGTGGTTCCCAATCTGATGAAACTGGTGGGCAACAGCCCGGCTGCTCTCGAAGGCTACCTGGCGCTCAACGGTGCACTCGCCAAAGGTAACCTCGATGTGCGCCTGCGTGAGCGGATCGCGCTGACCGTGGCCGAGCTCAACGGCTGCGCCTACTGCCTGGCCGCCCATAGCTACCTGGCGACGAATCTGGCCAAGCTCGACGCCGCCGAGGTGGACGCCGCCCGAGACGGCCACTCCGCCGATACCAAGGCCGATGCGGCGCTGCGCTTTGCCCGCCGGGTGGTCGAGTCGCGCGGTCAGGTGAGCGATGCCGAACTCGCCGCCTTGCAGGCCGCCGGCTTCGGTCCCGGCGAAGTAGTCGAGATCGTGCTCAACGTAGCCCTCAATCTGCTGACCAACTACGTCAATAACGTAGCTGCCACCGAGATCGACTTCCCCGTGGTCGAGCTGCGTAAAACCGCCTGA
- a CDS encoding LysR family transcriptional regulator: MKEESSWNTIDYSIKWNNKMDRFHLMSTFVAVAEAESFAGGARRLGLSAPAVTRAVAALEARLGVKLLHRTTRLVRTTEAGQRYLEDARRILAEADEADDAAAGINAGLRGHVAVTAPTLFGRIHVTPVLVEFMHQHPQLQISALFLDRVVNMLEEGIDVGVRIGELPDSDLRAQRVGEVRRVVCASPEYLARNGTPTHPEQLLGHQIISASAVSPTVEWKFQAQGMPLAVRIHPRMQVSSNDAAIVAATRGAGITRLLSYQIREWESAGRLQVLLTEYEPPSLPIHVVHRSGPNGAAKVRALVDHLVASLRAGTPGRY, from the coding sequence TTGAAAGAAGAATCCTCATGGAACACAATTGATTATTCCATTAAGTGGAACAATAAAATGGACCGCTTTCATCTGATGAGCACTTTTGTCGCGGTAGCCGAGGCCGAAAGCTTTGCCGGCGGGGCCCGTCGTCTGGGTCTCTCGGCCCCGGCAGTGACTCGCGCGGTGGCCGCCCTGGAGGCACGTCTCGGGGTCAAGCTGTTGCACCGGACTACGCGCCTGGTGCGCACCACTGAAGCAGGGCAGCGCTATCTGGAAGACGCGCGGCGAATCCTCGCCGAGGCCGACGAAGCCGACGATGCCGCCGCCGGGATCAACGCCGGCCTACGCGGCCATGTAGCAGTGACTGCCCCCACTCTGTTTGGCAGGATCCACGTCACCCCGGTGCTGGTCGAGTTCATGCATCAGCATCCACAATTGCAGATTTCGGCGCTGTTCCTCGACCGGGTAGTAAATATGCTCGAAGAAGGGATTGACGTCGGCGTACGCATCGGCGAGTTGCCCGACTCTGACTTGCGGGCTCAGCGTGTGGGTGAGGTGCGCCGCGTGGTCTGCGCCTCGCCCGAATATCTGGCGCGGAATGGCACTCCGACACACCCTGAGCAGTTGCTGGGACACCAGATTATCTCGGCCTCTGCCGTCAGCCCTACCGTCGAGTGGAAGTTCCAGGCTCAAGGTATGCCTCTGGCGGTTCGTATCCACCCCCGTATGCAGGTCAGCAGCAACGATGCGGCTATCGTCGCGGCGACCCGGGGCGCGGGCATTACCCGGTTACTCTCATATCAGATCAGGGAATGGGAAAGCGCAGGACGCCTGCAGGTGCTACTGACCGAATACGAGCCGCCGTCCTTGCCCATCCATGTAGTACACCGCAGCGGCCCCAATGGGGCGGCCAAGGTTCGCGCACTGGTTGACCATTTGGTGGCCAGCCTGCGTGCAGGGACGCCTGGGCGATACTGA
- a CDS encoding AraC family transcriptional regulator, with amino-acid sequence MDSVSASQTTSSALQVQLIAAIARRTQGNEDRQTAVPNLSFFRREQGTEPCACMVEPSVVLVVQGAKQMLVGDQSYPYDASHFLLNSVDLPASSQVLDASVEQPCLGLVLRLDLRIMAELIAQGGLAAPQNKGHHHGMALGTITPELHAAFGRLLSLLDEPEHIAILSPLIQREIHYRLLMSDQAARLWQTLATGSYSQRIARAIDWLKSHYTEPLRIDELAARIQMSPSSLHHHFRQLTAMSPLQYVKWLRLNEARRLMLNERMDAATAAFRVGYESPSQFSREYGRLFGLPPKRDISQLLQTGT; translated from the coding sequence ATGGACTCGGTTTCTGCTTCTCAAACGACATCATCCGCGCTGCAGGTACAGTTGATAGCGGCCATCGCCAGGCGTACTCAGGGCAACGAGGATCGCCAAACCGCCGTCCCTAACCTCAGTTTTTTCCGGCGCGAACAAGGCACTGAACCGTGTGCTTGCATGGTGGAGCCCAGCGTGGTGCTGGTGGTGCAGGGGGCAAAGCAGATGTTGGTTGGCGATCAGTCCTACCCTTATGACGCCAGCCATTTCCTGCTGAACTCGGTTGACTTGCCGGCCAGCTCACAAGTGCTGGATGCCAGTGTCGAGCAGCCCTGTCTTGGCCTGGTGCTGCGCCTAGATCTGCGCATCATGGCCGAGCTGATTGCCCAGGGAGGGCTTGCTGCGCCACAGAACAAAGGCCATCACCATGGTATGGCCCTTGGCACGATTACGCCGGAGCTGCATGCCGCCTTCGGCCGCCTGCTGTCGCTGCTGGATGAGCCGGAGCACATCGCCATTTTGTCGCCACTGATCCAACGGGAAATCCATTATCGCTTGCTGATGAGCGATCAGGCGGCGCGTCTGTGGCAAACACTGGCTACTGGCAGCTACAGTCAGCGCATTGCCAGGGCAATCGACTGGCTGAAATCGCATTACACCGAGCCGCTCAGAATTGACGAGCTCGCGGCGCGTATCCAGATGAGTCCCTCCAGTCTGCATCACCATTTCCGTCAGCTCACGGCTATGAGCCCTCTGCAATATGTGAAGTGGCTGCGACTGAATGAAGCCAGGCGCCTGATGCTGAATGAAAGAATGGATGCCGCCACGGCAGCATTCCGTGTGGGCTATGAAAGCCCGTCACAGTTTAGCCGCGAGTATGGCCGCCTGTTTGGTTTGCCACCGAAGCGGGATATTTCACAGCTGTTGCAAACTGGGACTTAA
- a CDS encoding MBL fold metallo-hydrolase: protein MNWFCLLDFHALTGSGKQSGGSDHGFIQLRIKNGPWTGYVLMSEQKRPLFSGDSGYRPHFRDIGQRLGRLTRGPWTWGMYHTRWPLLHMTSEESALAATQLGARRLLPARGVSLQPSKTPLEHAIRAYRGSQPAPCLPAANTAHQ, encoded by the coding sequence ATGAATTGGTTCTGTCTGCTTGATTTCCATGCACTTACAGGATCAGGCAAGCAATCTGGGGGATCAGACCATGGGTTCATACAACTTCGCATCAAGAATGGACCATGGACGGGCTACGTACTGATGTCGGAGCAGAAGCGCCCGCTATTCAGTGGTGATAGCGGCTACAGGCCGCACTTCCGCGATATCGGCCAACGACTGGGCCGTTTGACCAGAGGGCCCTGGACATGGGGCATGTACCATACACGCTGGCCGCTGTTACACATGACGTCCGAAGAGTCCGCTCTGGCCGCCACGCAGTTGGGCGCGCGGCGGCTACTGCCGGCACGCGGTGTGTCGCTTCAGCCTAGCAAGACACCGCTGGAACACGCCATTCGAGCGTATCGTGGCAGCCAGCCAGCGCCGTGCCTACCAGCAGCGAACACCGCGCATCAGTGA
- a CDS encoding MFS transporter, with amino-acid sequence MSFCVAMLIAAEFMPVSLLTPLAADLGASEGMAGQAIAISGFFAVLASLLITRVCRGMDRRHVLLGLTGLMLLSLACMALAHNFGVLMLARALLGVVVGGFWSLATATVSRLVPAAAVPSALGALYTGNAVATTLAAPLGSYLGGLVGWRGVFWLMVPLVALNLWWQWRSLPPMPARQTAANLRLRSLWARSHVRVAMPAVMLTFAGAFTSFTYFRPFLESQTHVSLPQLSLLLFVLGVAGFAGTHLASRLLTSHLYRLLGGLPLLLALATLALLLTGSVPVWAALCLLIWGGLNAAIPVSWSAWLAHSLPDAQEAGGGLLVAAIQLAILLGGALGGALLDHLSIHATFLGGMVLLLLGASLVGRGQRLMPV; translated from the coding sequence ATGTCTTTCTGCGTGGCGATGCTGATTGCTGCTGAGTTCATGCCGGTCAGCCTGTTGACGCCACTAGCCGCTGACCTGGGTGCCAGCGAAGGCATGGCCGGACAAGCCATTGCCATTTCCGGCTTTTTTGCCGTGCTGGCGAGCCTGCTGATTACCCGTGTATGCCGGGGCATGGATCGGCGCCACGTGCTACTGGGCCTGACCGGTCTGATGCTGCTTTCGCTGGCTTGTATGGCACTGGCACACAACTTTGGCGTACTGATGTTGGCACGGGCGCTGCTGGGAGTCGTGGTTGGCGGCTTTTGGTCGTTGGCCACGGCAACAGTAAGCCGGTTGGTGCCGGCGGCAGCCGTGCCGTCTGCACTGGGGGCTCTGTATACCGGCAACGCTGTGGCTACCACGTTGGCCGCACCGCTGGGCAGCTATCTCGGCGGTCTAGTGGGGTGGCGCGGTGTGTTCTGGCTGATGGTGCCGCTGGTGGCCCTGAACCTGTGGTGGCAATGGCGTAGCCTGCCACCCATGCCCGCCCGGCAGACTGCGGCCAACCTCAGGCTGCGTAGCTTGTGGGCACGCTCTCACGTGCGGGTCGCCATGCCGGCGGTGATGTTGACTTTTGCGGGTGCTTTTACCAGCTTTACCTACTTCCGTCCGTTCCTCGAATCACAAACCCACGTTTCGCTGCCACAGCTCTCACTGCTGCTATTTGTGCTGGGTGTGGCGGGTTTTGCCGGCACACACTTGGCCAGCCGTCTACTGACATCGCATCTGTATCGCTTGCTGGGCGGGCTGCCGCTATTGCTGGCCCTGGCCACACTGGCCTTGTTGCTTACCGGCAGCGTGCCAGTGTGGGCAGCACTTTGTCTGCTGATCTGGGGTGGATTGAACGCCGCGATTCCGGTGAGTTGGTCCGCCTGGCTGGCGCACAGCCTGCCAGATGCGCAGGAGGCCGGTGGCGGCTTGCTGGTGGCCGCTATCCAGCTGGCAATTTTGCTGGGCGGTGCGCTGGGTGGCGCGCTGCTGGATCACCTCTCGATCCACGCGACGTTTCTGGGCGGGATGGTTCTGCTGTTGCTCGGCGCCTCCCTGGTCGGCCGCGGTCAGCGCTTGATGCCTGTTTGA